From Bombyx mori chromosome 3, ASM3026992v2, the proteins below share one genomic window:
- the LOC119630299 gene encoding myb/SANT-like DNA-binding domain-containing protein 3, with translation MSVENKTRVPNFSKSETELLTSLVRQYSHILENKKSDMTNNQLKEQTWSKLAKEFNSLSSFVFRSDKTLRAKYDNIKKRAKTKYSTFRRSLYGTGGGPSAEINFSQEEEVVMELSGTSVMGLPSRNDCDEIVITKETKEKYAETSQDTALPAKNNQNILIDEKIIESETPKSSNFLLKRKISTPLTKKNPEVFNKTMNNYSALANKKIKLLDAQIDNLNKKQEQEVKEHELRCTLLQLEIDIKKKVLDSFN, from the exons ATGTCCGTCGAAAATAAAACACGCGTTCCCAATTTTTCAAAATCGGAAACAGAATTGCTCACAAGCTTGGTGAGACAATATAGCCATatattggaaaataaaaaaagtgatatgACAAATAATCAGCTGAAGGAGCAAACTTGGTCAAAGCTGGCCAAAGAATTCAACAGTTTGTCGTCATTTGTGTTCAGAAGTGACAAGACTCTTCGCGCAAAGTATGACAATATAAAAAAGAGGGCCAAGACCAAATATAGTACGTTTCGGAGAAGTTTGTATGGAACAGGGGGTGGACCATCCGCTGAAATTAATTTCAGTCAAGAAGAGGAAGTGGTAATGGAGTTATCTGGGACTAGTGTGATGGGATTACCATCTCGCAATGACTGTGATGAG ATAGTAATAACAAAGGAAACAAAGGAAAAATATGCCGAGACCAGCCAAGACACAGCACTTCCggcaaaaaataatcaaaatatactg ATTGatgaaaaaattattgaatCAGAAACCCCAAAGAGCagtaattttctattaaagAGAAAAATATCTACACCCCTCACCAAAAAGAATCCAGAAGTGttcaataaaacaatgaacaatTATAGTGCCttggccaataaaaaaattaaattactggaCGCACAAattgacaatttaaataaaaaacaagaacaaGAAGTAAAGGAGCATGAACTGAGATGTACACTTCTACAATTAGaaattgacattaaaaaaaaagtactcgatagttttaattaa
- the LOC119630298 gene encoding putative nuclease HARBI1, with amino-acid sequence MAEWNEDTDSDIEDLEILNDFNSYFNRPYLVRPRENNFVKWDDTEFIRRFRVSKNTAFTILEEIANDISHPTNRNHALSACNQLLLTLRYYATGCMQITVGDFSGVHQTTAGKAIKKVTEAIASRRCRYIMLQDSEEDKRKHQNGFYNMARFPLVYGALDCTHIRIQSPGGQNAECFRNRKGYFSLNTQAVCNSDLKFSNIVARWPGASHGSTIFQNSRLCAIFESGQMGQLVLLGDAGYPNKKYLLTPLQNPVTEAEKLYNESHIRTRNCIERAFGIWKRRFPVLSLGIKTKVELVQDIIVATAILHNLCIKHNDVMPNLDVNLENIIDVTGSDNNQDTTLSSNYSNNSYRRQMLIDNYFSSLQ; translated from the exons ATGGCTGAGTGGAATGAAGACACTGATTCTGATATTGAAGATTTAGAAATTCTCAATGACTTCAATTCGTATTTTAACAGACCTTATCTAGTCAGACCAAGAGAAAACAATTTCGTTAAGTGGGACGATACGGAGTTTATACGTCGTTTTCGTGTATCTAAGAATACAGCTTTTACGATTTTAGAAGAAATTGCTAATGACATATCACACCCCACAAATCG GAATCATGCATTGTCAGCGTGTAACCAGTTATTATTAACCTTGCGTTATTATGCTACTGGATGCATGCAAATTACTGTTGGCGATTTCAGTGGTGTTCACCAAACGACAGCAGGAAAAGCTATTAAAAAAGTTACCGAAGCGATTGCATCAAGACGATGCCGATATATAATGCTGCAAGATTCTGAAGAAGACAAAAGGAAACATCAGAATGGATTCTACAATATGGCTAGGTTTCCTCTAGTGTATGGAGCCCTTGATTGTACTCATATACGGATTCAATCACCAGGTGGACAAAATGCAGAGTGTTTTAGGAATAGGAAAGGCTATTTTTCCTTAAATACTCAGGCAGTTTGCAATTCAGACTTGAAATTTTCGAATATTGTGGCTAGATGGCCGGGGGCAAGCCATGGCAGTACCATTTTTCAAAATAGCAGACTCTGTGCTATTTTTGAATCAGGTCAGATGGGCCAACTAGTTCTTCTCGGTGATGCTGGATATCCgaacaaaaaatatctattgaCACCTCTACAAAATCCTGTCACAGAAGCTGAGAAACTATACAATGAGTCTCATATACGAACTCGGAATTGTATAGAGAGGGCATTTGGCATATGGAAGAGACGGTTTCCAGTTTTGTCATTGGGAATTAAGACCAAAGTTGAACTGGTACAAGATATCATTGTTGCAACAGCCATTTTACACAACTTGTGTATCAAGCATAATGATGTCATGCCTAACTTAGATGTTAACTTAGAAAATATCATTGATGTAACTGGCAGTGATAACAACCAAGATACCACCCTCAGCAGCAATTACAGCAACAATAGTTATAGAAGGCAAATGTTAATTGACAATTACTTTAGCAGTTTACAATAG
- the LOC101739953 gene encoding uncharacterized protein LOC101739953, translated as MASPIDTLKEFYQKYNPPIRAHKHTCVGLGMEVIKRLKLLEKDFPGITKAMMLVSCDENIEDLDDYTTSFPGPQGFLIETEKDHVLVAIHVKVDGRPGVFLSDLGYHISRAVTVMADRCYPHTGWFTQSDEPHCRKEYKYQFNADNASYVEWHERETRAAGVKERLSLVYVARAYLSAVEVTEKRNLVWDLRSLLARDPKGRLAAGVYFPLKLKDQEFTMFYDSTSGKQRKKFKFSVFLELQKIPDEVVEEVEQCNEQLRLRDGELLSILNRLANVMADAEFMAEVLAVNEKIVELSAAH; from the exons ATGGCTTCCCCTATCGACACCCTGAAAGAATTTTACCAGAAATATAACCCGCCGATCCGCGCCCACAAACACACCTGCGTGGGTCTGGGCATGGAAGTCATCAAACGCTTGAAACTCTTAGAGAAAGATTTCCCCGGGATCACTAAGGCGATGATGCTGGTATCCTGTGACGAGAACATAGAAGATCTTGACGATTACACCACGTCGTTCCCTGGACCTCAAGGGTTCCTGATCGAGACTGAGAAGGACCACGTGCTAGTGGCGATCCACGTTAAAGTCGACGGCAGACCCGGCGTGTTCCTGTCGGATCTTGGATATCACATCTCTCGCGCCGTCACCGTCATGGCGGATCGTTGCTACCCGCACACCG GTTGGTTCACGCAGTCGGACGAGCCGCACTGCCGCAAGGAGTACAAGTACCAGTTCAACGCGGACAACGCGAGCTACGTGGAGTGGCACGAGCGGGAGACCAGGGCCGCCGGGGTCAAGGAGCGCCTGTCCCTCGTGTACGTCGCGAGGGCCTACCTCTCGGCCGTCGAGGTCACCGAGAAGAGGAACCTGGTGTGGGACTTGAG GAGTCTTCTCGCAAGGGACCCTAAGGGCCGTCTCGCAGCCGGCGTGTACTTTCCGTTAAAACTAAAAGACCAGGAGTTCACCATGTTCTACGACAGCACCAGCGGGAAACAGAGAAAGAAGTTCAAGTTCAGCGTGTTTTTGGAGCTGCAGaag ATCCCAGACGAGGTAGTCGAAGAAGTCGAGCAATGCAATGAACAACTTCGTCTTCGGGACGGGGAGTTGCTCTCCATCCTTAACCGTTTGGCGAACGTCATGGCGGACGCGGAATTCATGGCGGAAGTGCTTGCCGTCAACGAAAAAATCGTAGAGCTCTCCGCGGCTCACTAA